In a genomic window of Helianthus annuus cultivar XRQ/B chromosome 10, HanXRQr2.0-SUNRISE, whole genome shotgun sequence:
- the LOC110880950 gene encoding uncharacterized protein LOC110880950: protein MNRTSEARDAIRAFQQHSGEAFHEAFTRFKEMSRKCPHHGIQTWELIKAFYDGLLPDDIRDLIAISNGTFLTNTEAADWAYLERQSATSKRQAQSSRRARLASARAIDYEAEEQVEKLKNQNMLLERQVAQMKLGKGAEVRAANAFPVCTDCGELGHRVGECHARMGSNKEVNQVFGERKQYDMKSNTCHPGLRNHPNFSYGNSANQMNPNFQGQYNQGNQQGNFSSSSSGTSDDKLDAIMKFMKDIQKDNEIRDKTSEAMQKQWGQLAEDLAQLRRDPGKLPSTTTVNPAHQSSSLKNGRNVHIKR from the exons ATGAATAGAACCAGTGAAGCTCGGGATGCAATCAGAGCATTCCAGCAACATTCAGGGGAAGCGTTCCATGAGGCGTTCACAAGGTTTAAGGAAATGTCAAGAAAATGTCCCCATCATGGCATTCAGACATGGGAGCTGATCAAAGCGTTCTATGATGGGCTACTTCCTGATGATATAAGAGATCTTATCGCCATCAgtaatggtacgtttctcacaAACACCGAAGCTGCAGATTGGGCATACTTGGAAAGACAGAGTGCCACTTCTAAAAGACAGGCACAATCTAGCAGAAGGGCAAGATTAGCATCAGCAAGAGCAATTGATTATGAAGCTGAAGAACAGGTTGAGAAACTGAAAAACCAGAATATGCTATTAGAGCGACAAGTGGCTCAAATGAAGTTGGGAAAGGGAGCCGAAGTTAGGGCAGCTAATGCATTCCCGGTGTGTACAGATTGTGGTGAGTTAGGACACCGGGTTGGAGAGTGTCATGCAAGGATGGGTTCGAATAAAGAAGTGAACCAAGTATTCGGTGAACGAAAGCAGTATGATATGAAATCGAATACATGTCATCCAGGTTTGCGAAACCACCCCAATTTTAGTTACGGTAATTCTGCTAATCAAatgaaccctaattttcag GGCCAGTATAATCAGGGTAATCAGCAAGGGAACTTCTCAAGTTCTAGCAGTGGAACGAGTGATGACAAATTGGATGCTATTATGAAGTTCATGAAGGACATCCAGAAGGATAATGAAATTCGAGACAAAACTTCTGAAGCAATGCAGAAGCAATGGGGGCAACTAGCAGAAGACCTGGCTCAGCTGAGAAGAGATCCAGGTAAGTTACCAAGCACTACCACAGTTAATCCAGCACATCAATCATCTAGTTTGAAGAATGGAAGAAATGTGCACATCAAGCGGTAA